CAGCCCGCTGGAAGGCCGGATCTTTCGCCCAGCGCTTCAAAGCTTGGAGTTTGTCTAAATGTACGGTCCATTCTTCACCAATTTTGTCGCAAATGAGATCCGACAGACCAGGGTTGCATAGCAGGAGCCAACGGCGAGGGGTTATTCCATTGGTCTTGTTCTGGAATTTCTCGGGCCACATCTCATAGAAGTCACGGAAGATGGTTGCCTTGAGGATATCAGAGTGTATAGCCGCCACGCCATTCACAGCGTGAGAACCGACTACGCAAAGGTTAGCCATGTTTACACGTTTCTCTCCTTCCTCCTCGATGAGGGACATGCGTCGAAGACGGTCCATGTCACCCGGCCAACGTTTCTCGACCTCCTTGAGATGCATGAAGTTAATGTGATATATCAATTGCATGTGCCTTGGAAGGACATTCTCCAGCATAGAACACGGCCACCTCTCCAAGGCTTCAGGCAGTACGGTATGGTTGGTGTAAGCGCAGCATTTGACCACAAGCTCCCAGGCTTCTTCATACGGAACCTTTTCAACATCGATCAAGATGCGAAGAAGTTCAGGAATGGCCAGAGCGGGATGGGTATCGTTCAACTGTATCGCAACTTTGTCGGGAAGACTTTCAAAGGTCGTCCTCACAGCCTCACGAGATCCGAATTTAGATGCTTTGTATCTCCTGAGTATGTCTTGAAGCGTGGCCGCGCACATGAAGTATTCCTGACGAAGTCTCAATTCTTTACCCTCAAAGAAGTTATCGTTAGGGTAGAGCACCCTTGAAATGTTCTCAGCAACATTACGGTCTAGCACCGCTTGGATGTAATCTCCTGAATTGACTGAAATTAGAGAtccttaaattaataagagtttcattttaatataggacattatgaaatattacttacaaaatCTTAGATTGAAATCAATAGGGCTTTTAGCAGACCACAGACGCAGCGTGTTTACAACATTGTTATTGTATCCGGGGATCGGGTTATCGTATGGCATAGCGAACACCACCTGgtgaataatacattttctaatCTATTCTCATGTTTAACAAGGATAacatacacataaaaaaatatgttactggAAAACAGGAAATGTTGTAATGGATACTCATCGCAGGACATATTTGGTCATATTCCAATCGAGTATAAATGACTgaaggttttttaatatatagtaaatcaactggttttataatatactaaacaTAAAAAGAGCAATATTAAAGCGAACAATTTTGTCTAGATTCCAGAAATGGTCTATAATTGTGGtgcaaaatattaatcacCTGTGTGTCTATCCATTTCTTCCCTTGAGGTGTATCGACCACACGGCCATAGAAGTTGACCGGTAGCATGAACTCGGGGCGAGCTTTCTCCCATGGATTTCCATAACGGAGCCAATCATCAGGCTCCTCCTGCTGTTCCCCGTTCTCTATCTTCTGAGCGAATATACCGTATTCATACCTAATACCTAAcaagaaaaattcaaaatattcatactcaatatctttatatttttttttgtatttgttgtCCAATCgttatctatttataatcCAAACTATATATGAAACATACATCTgaactattaaatatgtaatcttAGCTCTGTAGCTACAAAAAACCTATTATGTCTTATCAATTGCGATCATTGAACTCAAGTGAACTAAGAACAATAGGCGACACcaaacagttttattacaagtatGCACGTTATAGATCATAGTTAACTGGGATCACtgataatatgtatattttctttaaaaaaaaatcaaatattaacttttaacagTCCTTCAGTTGTTTGAAGTTAgtgctaaaatatatatacatatatttttatagtataaaaattttttttgacaatttcAAAACAACTTTCATCAcacaagttatttttaagcGAAATTGATGttttacacttttaaaaataaacgccGTTAACACGCTATACCGAACAGTAAATTGAGATTcccaaataaatttacaagtgACTTACATCCTTAGTATAAAGATAATTGGCAACCAACCAACATTGGTTTTGTCActggtttaaattattttcattagttGGCGCGCAATAAATTTATCGGTGCACCAAAGCGTTTTGTTCATTGCATTCAAAAATCACACttcatacaaacaaaatagtcTATCTAAATTGTGAATACAAGTGAGCGTAGAATGTAGATATATTAGTGACCaattcttttaattcaaataaacattttagtgaagaattttaaatattaaacctttCGTTTCTgtggaaaatgtattttaaatatcagacacataaaataatacactgTTTTAGTGTATTTGTCCGAACATAAtgacttataattttagtccTATTAAATAAGCAATGAGAGTTTGATTGCATTAAgagtttttttacaataattgtaataGAACAGTATGCTTACTCCAAGTTAGTGTCATCACTACATACAGACCATtaagagtttttattaataatcttcatatattatattagaaacaaGGTTATTGAGAGAGAAATGGTCaacatttcatatttactaCGGCAAAACAAAATTAGAGCAAGCATCCAATActacataacataaaaaatatttagaataatttcgTACATCGCATAGTACAAGTAgtgaaatagtaattttttaatttatttcatgaacAAAAACCATGCTGTTGATATGATTGCTTACCGTAACCATACGCTGCAAGACCCAAAGTGGCCATTGAATCAAGGAAGCAGGCAGCGAGTCGTCCCAAACCTCCATTACCGAGCCCTGCATCCTCTTCAAGCTCTTCGAGTTCTTCAATGTCCAAGCCAAGTTGGTACAGCGCTTCATCTACCGTACCTTGGATACCTAGATTGATCATGGTGTTCTGGAGAGACCTTCCCATGTAGTACTCCAGGGATAGATAGTAAACACGCTGGAAATTCAATTTGTAttcattatgtaataaattaatggcgCATTAATTTTACAGAAAAGTAACTTGAAACTACTGCAATATAttccaatataataaaaaaggttcATGTTCATGTATCTAAAAGATTATCCACATTGGTTGGATGAagagtaaataaatagtaaattttagctaatggaatttttattattttctggtTAAAACATCTTGTAGATGATCAAGATTTTGACATAAAGACATATTTTTGCAATCttttgctttaattaaattttccccAAAATGCTCACGTCGAAAActgattttatcaaaaatgatttatgtgataatttctttaaattaattttaaacattaattaattatttcctaaTCCAGAAATGACTTGAATAATACTTTCTgtctcttattttttataaaatataattaaatgttcatttaatatagcaaGGTGACaaattttgacatatttatataacattggagtgtttttatttctaacatcCAAAATGTAGGTACtttcacatatttaaatatgttattcatACCTTAGGATCTTTCTCATAGTAATATTGCTGCGTTCTAATCCAGCGAGAAACAAGATGATCCCGGACGGTGTGCGCCAGGGCAAAATAATAGTCTCTTGGGGTAGCAACATTTCTGTCCTTCACCAATGTATAATGAACGTGCCGATTAAATGCCTTTTTCACCTCGGTTACATTTTCTACAGCAACAATACCACGGACGGAAATTTGCTTCCGTTTTTCTGAATCTGTTTGCACGCTCATtttcactttttaaatttaaattatcctcTAACAATACAATCTCGGTCAGCTACCGAACCAagactaaattattttgccGCGATATCGGTCACCTTGACAAGGTCAAACATATAGCTCGACCGCTAGAAACTGTCTTACATTAGTGAATAACGTGATTATCAAAACCTACAAGcgttaatatgttttatattctgaaatctattttaaataagaatattctttgaagtcaatcataataataacaattacgataaataataatgttattaatcttaattatactttttatataaaatataaattagttatcGCTTGACAtatgtcattttgattttGACTTGGACATAAATTGTGcgtttagaaaattttaaagcaatcCTGTACAAAAGAATCAACAGaaataattgctttaaaattattgttaataaatgcattatcttttgatttttatttaacaacttAACTTATTTGACTAAAGTTTCCAGTTTATGGAAATTTATATCCGTAAAAACGAACGATCTGATCTTGGATtggtataaatttcatatgatattgatattttaaataaacataatatgtataaaatgtttcattacCACTTCAAAAATCATGCTTATactatttttggatttttgtaataagtttGGATCATATTTATCATCCttcattatcaaaaatatataatttatctgtaaatataatactttcccgttttattaatgatgatttattaattcttgttGAGTGTGTGCAGTGGATGTATGCTTTAGTAATTGATATTACTTTCCTATCacggtattattatattctcaaATATCGAGTTTGTGTTGTAGTCTGTTTGCTTTAGgctatttaataattcgtAGCCTATCTTAaaaatggtatatatatagggttttccattaagggcgcttgatctttgaaatgcaaaaaaaaatacatgtaggaaagatatttgcgaaattttttttttatttggaaggtctatcgaccccattatgtatggaatatgacatcattcaaatgaccgccacggcttcggttggtggcgcgcacacgaaaggtccaattttcgatgactctggcgcacaaatcgggctgtatttgatcgatggcgtggcgtatcggtggtttgcggcttgttggcatagacctgcgacttaagaaaaccccacaagaaaaagtccagcggggtcaaatcgcacgatctcggtggccagttcacgtcgcctccgcgcgagatgaccatgtccagaaattgctcgtgcagaacttccatcgtagcgtgtgctgtgtggcacgtagcgccgtcctgttgaaaccacatgttgtccagatccatattctcgatttcaggccaaaagaagttggttatcatcgaccggtatcgctcaccattgacggtgacggccacaccattatcgttttcgaaaaaatacggaccaatcactcctccggcccaaaatccgcaccaaacagtcactttctgcgggtgcattgccacttggtgaacctcgtgtggattggtctcgtcccaaatacggcaattttgcttgttgacatagccattcatccaaaaatgcgcctcgtcgctgaagatgatttttttgccaaaaccggcgtcaacttccaactgctctaatgcccagtcagcgaacacacggcgctgtctatggtcattaaccttgagctcttgggtcagctggatcttgtacgggtgcaggctcaagtcacaacgcaaaattcgccaagttgtcgtctgcgaaaggccgagttcctgtgcgcgacgcggaattgactgccgcgggttttcgaggacactgtcgcgcacagcggcgatattctcggcagatctcgcgttacgttgacgcacgggaaccggctgattgttaactgacccggttgactcgaatttgtccaccaatcgacggatagtcgactcggcaggacgatcatcgcgaccgtaaaacgggcgaagtgcgcggaacgttgctcgaactgaagacccattttcataaaacaattttatgatttgcacgtgctgctcgacactgtaacctgccagggtggtttgggaggacggaatgaatataacacactgcatttgacagctgtcactcaaacaacatggccgcaatcagctgtcaaagttcaagcgtccctattggaaaaccccataatAAGTTTAAGAAAGTACAAGAATAATAGGAAGGTGATGTAAACGAAACAAGTCAGAAAAATGTATACTAAGACTAAGTtggttattgttttttataagttaacaTAAGCCCTTGTATTTGTAAAAACACATATTCAAaagttatctttttaataactttgaaaACATTTCATTCATAATCAAAAAGGTTTTGTGTTAGTGCCAAGTGGTAAAATAGTCGGGaagcttaaaaataattttctatacaaaactaaaaacagtaatatgaatttattataattactatatacGTATCTCTTAATTTTGGGCAGTTTTTGCATAAAAAGCAGTGTTCATTGTAAGGCTGACGTAACAATAGGAATTTGTATTCAATTTGCAAGGATTGTAATCATAAAGATTCAGTG
The genomic region above belongs to Danaus plexippus chromosome 4, MEX_DaPlex, whole genome shotgun sequence and contains:
- the LOC116768305 gene encoding glycogen phosphorylase, with the translated sequence MSVQTDSEKRKQISVRGIVAVENVTEVKKAFNRHVHYTLVKDRNVATPRDYYFALAHTVRDHLVSRWIRTQQYYYEKDPKRVYYLSLEYYMGRSLQNTMINLGIQGTVDEALYQLGLDIEELEELEEDAGLGNGGLGRLAACFLDSMATLGLAAYGYGIRYEYGIFAQKIENGEQQEEPDDWLRYGNPWEKARPEFMLPVNFYGRVVDTPQGKKWIDTQVVFAMPYDNPIPGYNNNVVNTLRLWSAKSPIDFNLRFFNSGDYIQAVLDRNVAENISRVLYPNDNFFEGKELRLRQEYFMCAATLQDILRRYKASKFGSREAVRTTFESLPDKVAIQLNDTHPALAIPELLRILIDVEKVPYEEAWELVVKCCAYTNHTVLPEALERWPCSMLENVLPRHMQLIYHINFMHLKEVEKRWPGDMDRLRRMSLIEEEGEKRVNMANLCVVGSHAVNGVAAIHSDILKATIFRDFYEMWPEKFQNKTNGITPRRWLLLCNPGLSDLICDKIGEEWTVHLDKLQALKRWAKDPAFQRAVMKVKQENKLKLASLIERDTGVKINAASMFDVQVKRIHEYKRQLLNILHVITLYNRIKRDPTAAITPRTVMIGGKAAPGYYIAKQIIALACAVGNTVNNDPDVGDKLKLIFLENYRVTLAERIMPAADLSEQISTAGTEASGTGNMKFMLNGALTIGTMDGANVEMAEEAGENNMFIFGMRVADVEALQRRGYNAYEYYERNPELRQCVEQIRSGFFSPDEPGKFAHVADVLLNHDRFLHFADYDAYIAAQDKVARVYQDPAKWAEMVIENIASSGKFSSDRTIAEYARQIWGVEPSWEKLPAPHMT